From Diaminobutyricibacter sp. McL0608, one genomic window encodes:
- a CDS encoding pirin family protein, translating into MSNLERDPAEVVAGGSVGVDDTRSIEVLLPRDVPLGGPRAMNVRRTLPQRRRSLIGGWCFIDHYGPEDVSVTGGMRVPPHPHTGLQTVSWLFAGEIEHRDSVGSHALIHPGELNLMTAGHGISHSEVSTAATTTLHGVQLWVALPSGSRDVAPFFEHHVPEAMPLGDAVVRTFVGSLAGSGTDATMFSPLLGAQLDLPAGSSVVVPLDPSFEHGVLVDAGPVDVRGETISASELAYLGPGIDTVELRARETAARVLLLGGEPLGEQIVMWWNFIGRSHEDVVQFRAEWQRDVIDGEDPHARFGAIPAYPGSALPAPELPTVRLKPRG; encoded by the coding sequence GTGAGCAACCTGGAGCGGGATCCGGCGGAGGTCGTCGCCGGTGGATCTGTCGGCGTCGACGACACGCGTTCGATCGAGGTTCTTCTGCCCCGTGACGTGCCGCTCGGAGGTCCGCGCGCGATGAATGTGCGGCGCACCCTTCCTCAGCGTCGGCGTTCCCTCATCGGGGGTTGGTGCTTCATCGACCACTACGGTCCGGAGGACGTCTCGGTGACGGGCGGGATGCGCGTGCCGCCGCATCCGCACACCGGCCTGCAGACGGTGAGCTGGCTTTTCGCAGGCGAGATCGAGCATCGCGACAGCGTGGGAAGCCATGCACTGATCCACCCGGGCGAGCTGAACCTGATGACCGCGGGCCACGGGATCAGCCATTCCGAAGTATCGACGGCCGCCACCACCACACTGCACGGCGTGCAGCTGTGGGTCGCGCTGCCGTCGGGTTCGCGCGATGTCGCGCCGTTCTTCGAGCATCACGTACCCGAGGCGATGCCGCTGGGGGATGCTGTGGTGCGCACCTTCGTCGGCTCGCTCGCCGGCAGCGGTACGGATGCGACGATGTTCAGTCCGCTGCTGGGCGCGCAGCTGGATCTGCCTGCCGGATCGTCGGTCGTCGTGCCGCTCGACCCGTCGTTCGAGCACGGTGTCCTGGTGGACGCGGGCCCTGTGGATGTCCGGGGTGAGACGATCTCGGCCTCCGAGCTCGCTTATCTCGGCCCGGGCATCGACACGGTCGAGTTGCGCGCAAGGGAGACTGCCGCACGGGTGCTGCTGCTCGGCGGCGAACCCCTCGGCGAGCAGATCGTGATGTGGTGGAACTTCATCGGGCGCAGCCATGAGGATGTGGTGCAGTTCCGCGCCGAGTGGCAGCGGGATGTGATCGACGGCGAGGATCCTCATGCTCGGTTCGGTGCGATCCCCGCGTACCCGGGGTCGGCCCTTCCCGCGCCGGAGCTGCCGACGGTGCGGCTCAAGCCGCGCGGCTAG
- a CDS encoding type II toxin-antitoxin system VapC family toxin produces MIDMLWRGGAIAFDKNKHLADCMLAAPHLIEPELLNAARRLAGPKNYGIEDAWQLVIEFDHVRLYRFEHENLRDFAWRVRDNMSAYDAMYVALAKQLEVPLITSDARLAKTAKEWCEVRLLSELLEG; encoded by the coding sequence ATGATCGACATGCTCTGGAGGGGCGGCGCGATCGCATTCGACAAGAACAAGCATCTTGCTGATTGCATGCTTGCAGCGCCGCACCTGATCGAACCGGAGTTGCTCAATGCGGCGCGAAGACTCGCCGGCCCGAAGAACTACGGCATCGAGGACGCGTGGCAACTCGTGATCGAGTTCGACCATGTTCGGCTCTATCGCTTCGAGCACGAGAACCTTCGCGACTTCGCCTGGCGGGTGCGCGACAACATGTCCGCCTACGATGCGATGTATGTCGCGCTGGCGAAACAACTCGAAGTTCCTCTAATCACGTCTGACGCGCGTCTTGCGAAGACGGCGAAAGAATGGTGCGAGGTACGCCTTCTGAGCGAGCTACTGGAGGGCTGA
- the cls gene encoding cardiolipin synthase, producing MDAGTLTAIVVGLALFLDFVIRVTAVIVVPRNRKPTSATAWLLAIFFIPYLGVLFFLLIGSYKLPKKRREKQAEINNFIIDSTEGMERVSRDHPWPPWLESVVQLNRNLGAMPLVGGNTANLIGDYQASLDLMTEQINKAKRYVHCEFYILSCDQTTAPFFDALEAAIKRGVTVRVLLDHIASLRTRDYKHTIKRLTAMGAKWQLMLPVQPFKGKYQRPDLRNHRKLLIVDGAVGFMGSQNVIDRSYNKRSNIRRGLKWQELVVRLEGPIVAGLNAIFITDWYSETGELLRRETEPVTLEASPDNLDCQVVPSGPGFEGANNLQLFLALLYYAQERIVITSPYFVPDEAMLTAVTTATQRGLKVDLFVSEIGDQALVYHAQRSYYEALLKAGVRIWMYKKPYILHAKHFSIDDDVAVIGSSNMDMRSFLLNMEVSLMVRGRAFVESMRKVEDGYRENSRELTLEEWKRQPLRSTVLDNLARLTSALQ from the coding sequence ATGGACGCCGGCACCCTCACCGCGATCGTGGTCGGTCTGGCCCTGTTCCTCGACTTCGTCATCCGCGTCACTGCGGTCATCGTCGTTCCGCGCAACCGCAAGCCGACGTCTGCGACGGCCTGGCTCCTCGCAATCTTCTTCATCCCGTATCTCGGCGTCTTGTTCTTCCTCCTCATCGGCAGTTACAAGCTCCCGAAGAAGCGTCGCGAGAAGCAGGCGGAGATCAACAACTTCATCATCGATAGCACGGAGGGCATGGAGCGGGTGAGCCGCGATCATCCGTGGCCGCCGTGGCTCGAGTCGGTGGTTCAGCTGAACCGCAACCTGGGCGCGATGCCGCTCGTCGGCGGGAACACAGCGAACCTGATCGGCGACTACCAGGCGTCGCTCGACCTGATGACCGAGCAGATCAACAAGGCGAAGCGGTATGTGCACTGCGAGTTCTACATCCTCTCGTGCGACCAGACGACCGCGCCCTTCTTCGATGCTCTCGAGGCCGCGATCAAGCGCGGTGTGACGGTCCGGGTGCTGCTCGACCACATCGCGTCGCTGCGTACCAGGGATTACAAGCACACGATCAAACGGCTGACCGCGATGGGCGCCAAATGGCAGCTCATGCTCCCGGTGCAGCCGTTCAAAGGCAAATACCAGCGGCCCGACCTGCGGAATCACCGCAAGCTCCTGATCGTCGACGGCGCGGTCGGGTTCATGGGTTCGCAGAACGTGATCGATCGCAGCTACAACAAACGGTCGAACATCCGTCGCGGGCTCAAATGGCAGGAACTCGTCGTTCGGCTCGAGGGGCCGATCGTCGCCGGCCTCAATGCGATCTTCATCACGGACTGGTACAGCGAGACGGGCGAACTGCTCCGGCGCGAGACCGAGCCGGTCACCCTCGAGGCGTCACCCGACAATCTGGACTGCCAGGTCGTGCCGAGCGGACCGGGGTTCGAGGGCGCCAACAACCTTCAGCTGTTCCTCGCCCTCCTGTACTACGCACAGGAACGCATCGTCATCACCAGCCCCTACTTCGTTCCGGACGAGGCGATGTTGACGGCGGTCACCACTGCCACTCAACGCGGTCTCAAGGTCGACCTCTTCGTGTCGGAGATCGGCGACCAGGCGCTCGTGTATCACGCGCAGCGCTCGTACTACGAAGCGCTGCTCAAAGCGGGAGTGCGCATCTGGATGTACAAGAAGCCGTACATTCTGCACGCCAAGCACTTCTCGATCGACGACGATGTCGCCGTCATCGGCTCGAGCAACATGGACATGCGATCGTTCCTGCTCAACATGGAGGTGTCGTTGATGGTGCGCGGGCGCGCCTTCGTCGAGTCCATGCGCAAGGTCGAGGACGGCTACCGCGAGAACAGCCGCGAACTCACGCTCGAAGAGTGGAAGCGGCAGCCGCTGCGCTCGACCGTGCTCGACAATCTCGCCCGACTCACCTCAGCCCTCCAGTAG
- a CDS encoding cytochrome c oxidase assembly protein, whose product MLGFFLLGLGSYAWVCFGFLGAYSSELRWAFTTKVALLLFAVPGLISLGKPIALTRIVLTGLPRRFVDGALRSWPVRLFGNAIFAPLFACAVFLIFLTPIAAVLRDNTWSEWMITVLVPLAGMLMVLPIASHNIIRTSLFITAEFLFAFVELLLDAVPGILLRLNDTVLDHAPTVLGRLPLWFPNALHDQHLSGDFLWFIAEIADVPVLIILFIRWSQSDRREAKGLDELTDEQMEELTREHLRGPRA is encoded by the coding sequence ATCCTCGGATTCTTTCTTCTGGGCCTCGGCTCGTACGCCTGGGTGTGCTTCGGCTTCCTCGGCGCCTACAGTTCCGAATTGCGGTGGGCATTCACCACGAAGGTGGCACTCCTCCTCTTTGCTGTCCCCGGCCTGATCAGCCTCGGAAAACCCATCGCCCTGACGCGCATCGTGCTGACCGGGCTGCCGCGACGGTTCGTCGACGGTGCGCTCCGGTCATGGCCAGTGCGGCTGTTCGGCAACGCCATCTTCGCGCCGCTGTTCGCGTGCGCGGTATTCCTCATCTTCCTCACCCCGATCGCCGCCGTACTGCGCGACAACACCTGGTCGGAGTGGATGATCACGGTGCTGGTGCCGCTCGCCGGAATGCTCATGGTGCTTCCGATCGCCTCGCACAACATCATCCGGACCAGCCTGTTCATCACGGCCGAGTTCCTCTTCGCCTTCGTCGAGCTGCTGCTGGATGCGGTGCCCGGCATCCTGCTGCGACTCAACGACACGGTACTCGACCACGCACCCACAGTCCTCGGCCGGCTGCCGCTGTGGTTCCCGAACGCGCTGCACGATCAGCACTTGTCCGGCGACTTCCTCTGGTTCATCGCCGAGATCGCGGACGTGCCCGTCTTGATCATCCTGTTCATCCGCTGGTCCCAGAGCGACCGCCGCGAGGCAAAAGGGCTCGACGAGCTGACCGACGAACAGATGGAAGAGCTCACCCGCGAACACCTGCGCGGCCCGCGCGCCTGA
- the lysS gene encoding lysine--tRNA ligase, translated as MTDTQQNEPELTDDEVSEQKAVRLAKRARLIEEAASPAGGAYPVAVPVTHTIPAVRAEFGHLQADETSGVVVGIAGRVVHLRNTGKLCFAVLQSGDGTRIQVMVSLAEVGEESLARWKELVDLGDHLFVSGEVISSRRGELSVMVREWTIASKAILPLPNLHNELSEESRVRSRYLDLIARDQARLNVVNRSKVVASLRSTFADRGYIEVETPMLQVMHGGASARPFVTHSNAFDTELFLRIAPELYLKRAVVGGIDRVFEINRNFRNEGADSTHSPEFAMLESYEAYGDYNVIAELTQTLVQNAAFDITGSHTVTWADGTEYDLGGEWDRIRMYDSLSEAVGEEITPATPVEDLRAIAAREGIEIEHPLHGKYVEELWEHFVKGDLVRPTFVMDFPVDTSPLVRAHRSREGVVEKWDLYVRGFELATGYSELIDPVVQRERFIEQAKLAAAGDVEAMRLDEEFLRALEFGMPPTGGLGMGIDRLLMALTGLGIRETILFPLVKQG; from the coding sequence ATGACCGACACCCAGCAGAACGAGCCCGAACTCACTGACGACGAGGTCAGCGAGCAGAAGGCGGTCCGGCTGGCCAAGCGCGCGCGCCTCATCGAGGAGGCTGCGTCGCCCGCCGGCGGGGCCTACCCGGTCGCCGTTCCCGTGACGCACACGATTCCGGCTGTGCGCGCCGAATTCGGCCACCTTCAGGCGGACGAGACCTCCGGAGTCGTCGTCGGAATCGCCGGCCGCGTCGTGCACCTCCGCAATACCGGCAAACTGTGCTTCGCGGTGCTGCAGTCGGGCGACGGAACACGCATCCAGGTCATGGTGTCCCTCGCCGAGGTCGGCGAGGAGTCGCTGGCCCGGTGGAAGGAACTCGTCGACCTGGGCGACCACCTCTTCGTCTCGGGCGAGGTCATCTCGAGTCGTCGTGGTGAGCTGTCCGTCATGGTCCGCGAGTGGACGATCGCTTCGAAGGCGATCCTTCCTTTGCCGAACCTCCACAACGAGCTGAGCGAGGAGAGCCGGGTCCGCAGCCGCTACCTCGACCTGATCGCTCGCGACCAGGCCCGTCTCAACGTCGTCAACAGATCGAAGGTCGTGGCGAGCCTCCGCAGCACGTTCGCCGACCGCGGTTACATCGAGGTCGAGACGCCGATGCTCCAGGTGATGCATGGTGGCGCATCCGCCCGTCCGTTCGTCACCCATTCGAACGCGTTCGACACGGAACTCTTCCTGCGGATCGCACCCGAGCTCTACCTGAAGCGCGCCGTTGTGGGCGGCATCGACCGCGTGTTCGAGATCAACCGCAACTTCCGCAATGAGGGCGCCGACTCGACGCACTCGCCGGAGTTCGCAATGCTCGAATCGTACGAGGCGTACGGCGACTACAACGTGATCGCCGAGCTCACGCAGACTCTCGTGCAGAATGCCGCCTTCGACATCACGGGTTCGCACACGGTGACCTGGGCCGACGGCACGGAGTACGACCTGGGCGGGGAATGGGATCGGATTCGCATGTATGACAGCCTTTCAGAGGCGGTCGGCGAAGAGATCACCCCGGCGACACCTGTGGAAGACCTGCGCGCCATCGCCGCCCGTGAAGGGATCGAGATCGAGCACCCTCTGCACGGCAAGTACGTCGAGGAGCTGTGGGAGCACTTCGTGAAGGGCGACCTCGTGCGCCCGACGTTCGTGATGGACTTCCCGGTCGACACCAGTCCGCTGGTGCGTGCTCACCGCTCGCGTGAAGGGGTCGTCGAGAAGTGGGACCTGTACGTGCGCGGGTTCGAACTCGCGACGGGCTACTCCGAGCTCATCGATCCGGTCGTGCAGCGCGAGCGCTTCATCGAGCAGGCGAAGCTCGCTGCCGCCGGCGACGTCGAGGCGATGCGTCTCGACGAGGAGTTCCTGCGCGCCCTCGAGTTCGGAATGCCGCCGACCGGCGGCCTGGGAATGGGCATCGACCGCCTGCTCATGGCGCTGACGGGTCTCGGCATCCGCGAGACGATCCTCTTCCCCCTCGTCAAGCAGGGCTGA
- the panC gene encoding pantoate--beta-alanine ligase has protein sequence MPEVVTTIAELRQRVASARELARREGSSDAPVSRVVLVPTMGALHDGHLQLVRQARDLGGIVVVSIFVNPLQFGPGEDLDRYPRSLETDLSRLEGLADLVFAPSVGEMYPAGSVETRVTAGSVASLYEGASRPGHFDGMLTVVAKLFNIVAPDVAVFGQKDAQQVHLVGRMVRDLDLPVTIAVVDTVRESDGLALSSRNRYLDPSERAAAVALSRALAAGSAMAGAGTDAVRTAAGAVIAAEPAVKLDYLVVVDPETFLPVGEGHSGPAIALIAARVGSTRLIDNERISFD, from the coding sequence ATGCCAGAAGTCGTCACCACCATCGCCGAGCTGCGCCAGCGGGTCGCTTCGGCTCGTGAACTCGCCCGCCGTGAGGGCAGTTCGGACGCGCCTGTGTCACGCGTCGTGCTCGTTCCGACCATGGGCGCACTGCACGACGGGCACCTGCAGCTGGTGCGGCAGGCGCGCGACCTCGGCGGCATCGTCGTGGTCTCGATCTTCGTCAACCCCCTCCAGTTCGGTCCGGGCGAGGACCTCGACCGGTACCCCCGCAGTCTCGAGACGGATCTGAGCCGGCTCGAGGGGCTCGCGGATCTGGTGTTCGCGCCGAGTGTCGGTGAGATGTATCCCGCCGGCTCGGTCGAGACCCGTGTCACGGCCGGCTCAGTGGCGAGCCTGTACGAGGGTGCGTCGCGACCGGGCCACTTCGACGGGATGCTCACCGTCGTCGCGAAACTCTTCAACATCGTGGCGCCTGATGTCGCGGTCTTCGGGCAGAAGGATGCGCAGCAGGTGCATCTCGTCGGACGGATGGTGCGCGACCTCGACCTGCCCGTCACGATCGCAGTCGTTGACACCGTGCGCGAGTCCGACGGCCTGGCCCTCTCCAGCCGCAACCGGTACCTCGACCCGTCGGAGCGTGCGGCCGCCGTCGCCCTGTCGCGTGCGCTCGCTGCCGGTTCGGCCATGGCCGGTGCGGGGACGGATGCCGTGCGCACCGCAGCAGGCGCCGTCATCGCCGCCGAGCCAGCCGTTAAGCTGGATTATCTCGTCGTCGTCGACCCGGAGACATTCCTTCCCGTCGGGGAGGGGCACTCGGGGCCGGCGATCGCGCTGATCGCGGCGCGTGTCGGTTCGACCAGGCTGATCGACAACGAACGGATCAGCTTCGACTGA
- a CDS encoding alpha/beta fold hydrolase — translation MTLIDGITSRSVQTPRLRANVLERAGDPTAGGPAVVFIHGNVSSSLFWQDAMLATPEHWRVFAIDLRGFGDSETLPVDPTRGLRDFSDDVASVVAELGLGSVHVVAWSMGAGVAMQYALDHPVRSLTLQSPLSPYGFGGTAADGSRLTDDDAGTGGGGVNPDFVARLEGGDRTAESDGSPRSVYASSYVLPGFVSEHEDIWVESMLTTKVGIDNYPGDGVASENWPGFAAGSRGVLNTMAPKNLNLTGIVDLEPKPPLTWIHGANDLIVSDTSFFDLNYLGQVGVIPGWPGEDVAPAQPMIMQTRAVFEAYAAAGGTFQELVLENCGHSPHLEYPEAFRDALVATVEAAGGE, via the coding sequence ATGACACTGATCGACGGCATCACCTCGCGGAGCGTTCAAACGCCGCGGCTGCGGGCGAACGTGCTCGAGCGGGCGGGCGATCCCACGGCCGGCGGGCCGGCGGTCGTCTTCATCCACGGGAACGTGTCCTCGTCGTTGTTCTGGCAGGATGCGATGCTGGCGACGCCGGAGCACTGGAGGGTGTTCGCGATCGACCTGCGGGGCTTCGGAGACTCGGAGACCCTGCCCGTCGATCCGACCCGCGGGCTGCGTGACTTCAGCGACGATGTCGCGAGCGTGGTGGCCGAACTCGGCCTCGGCTCGGTGCACGTGGTCGCCTGGAGCATGGGCGCCGGAGTGGCCATGCAGTACGCCCTCGATCATCCGGTGCGCAGCCTCACCCTGCAGTCGCCGCTCTCGCCGTACGGGTTCGGCGGGACGGCAGCAGACGGGTCGCGGTTGACCGACGACGATGCCGGCACCGGAGGGGGAGGCGTGAACCCGGATTTCGTGGCCCGTCTCGAAGGCGGCGACCGGACTGCCGAGTCCGACGGGTCACCTCGTTCGGTGTATGCGAGTTCGTATGTCCTACCTGGTTTCGTCTCGGAGCACGAGGACATCTGGGTCGAGTCGATGCTGACGACCAAGGTCGGCATCGACAACTATCCCGGGGACGGGGTCGCCTCGGAGAACTGGCCGGGGTTCGCGGCGGGCTCCCGCGGTGTGCTGAACACGATGGCGCCGAAGAATCTCAATCTCACCGGCATCGTCGACCTCGAGCCGAAGCCGCCGCTCACCTGGATCCATGGGGCGAACGACCTCATCGTCTCCGACACCTCGTTCTTCGACCTCAACTACCTCGGTCAAGTCGGGGTGATCCCGGGCTGGCCCGGCGAGGACGTCGCACCGGCGCAGCCGATGATCATGCAGACGCGGGCGGTCTTCGAGGCCTACGCCGCGGCCGGTGGAACGTTCCAGGAACTGGTGTTGGAGAACTGCGGGCACTCGCCTCACCTCGAGTACCCGGAAGCGTTCAGGGATGCGCTGGTGGCGACGGTCGAGGCCGCCGGCGGCGAGTAG
- a CDS encoding 3-hydroxybutyrate dehydrogenase, whose product MSAGFNGRRALVTGAASGIGEACARALAERGATVVVADLDGAGAERVAHDIGGEPWRVDLTDTAALASLALDADILVNNAGIQVVSPIEQFDPATFHRILTLMLEAPFLLIRAALPHMYHAGFGRIVNISSVHGLRASEFKSAYVAAKHGLEGLSKVAALEGAPHGVTSNCVNPGYVRTPLVEKQIADQARLHGIPESEVLRDVMLANSAIKRLAEPSEVASLVCWLAGEDASLVTGASYTMDGGWSAR is encoded by the coding sequence GTGAGTGCTGGTTTCAACGGCCGCAGGGCCCTCGTCACAGGGGCTGCGAGCGGCATCGGAGAGGCGTGCGCGCGGGCACTCGCCGAACGCGGGGCGACCGTCGTGGTCGCCGATCTGGATGGCGCGGGCGCCGAACGGGTGGCGCACGACATCGGCGGCGAGCCGTGGCGGGTGGACCTCACCGACACCGCCGCGCTCGCCTCTCTCGCACTGGACGCGGACATCCTGGTGAACAACGCGGGGATCCAGGTCGTGAGCCCGATCGAGCAGTTCGACCCGGCCACGTTCCACCGCATCCTCACTCTCATGCTCGAGGCGCCCTTCCTCCTGATCCGCGCAGCCCTGCCACACATGTACCACGCGGGTTTCGGCCGGATCGTGAACATCTCCTCGGTGCATGGACTGCGCGCATCCGAGTTCAAGTCGGCCTATGTCGCCGCCAAGCACGGCCTGGAGGGTCTGTCGAAGGTAGCTGCCCTGGAGGGTGCGCCGCACGGCGTCACCAGCAACTGCGTGAATCCGGGCTACGTGCGCACCCCGCTCGTCGAGAAGCAGATCGCCGACCAGGCGCGGCTGCACGGCATCCCCGAGTCCGAAGTGCTGCGCGACGTGATGCTGGCGAACAGCGCGATCAAGCGGCTCGCTGAGCCGTCCGAGGTGGCGTCCCTGGTCTGCTGGCTCGCCGGCGAGGACGCCTCCCTGGTGACCGGCGCCTCGTACACGATGGACGGCGGATGGAGCGCGCGATGA
- a CDS encoding alpha/beta fold hydrolase, with product MTYRTMDVPVRGGMLRVGEWAPMDPDAPAVIAAHGITASHLAWATVADALPDVRFIAPDLRGRGRSNGLPGPFGMVQHAEDLAAVSRHFGLDRALVVGHSMGGFVALAAAHLYPELFTGPLLVDGGIPLAIPDGVTLDDLMTSTLGPALARLSMTFPDRAAYLEFWGRHPAFAANWTQDVVDYANYDLEGTEPNLRPSTSYDAVAADSGDQFGGGVVADSLAALAHPVRLLVAPRGFLDEPPGLYDQSARERARSAYPYLQISEVADVNHYTIVLSPQGADAVIDAVRSELAAAADRSLRK from the coding sequence ATGACGTACCGCACGATGGATGTCCCGGTCAGGGGCGGGATGCTGAGAGTCGGGGAGTGGGCGCCGATGGATCCGGATGCGCCGGCCGTGATCGCAGCCCACGGCATCACTGCGTCGCACCTCGCGTGGGCGACGGTGGCGGATGCACTCCCCGACGTGCGTTTCATCGCGCCCGACCTGCGCGGTCGCGGTCGCAGCAACGGACTGCCCGGCCCGTTCGGCATGGTGCAGCATGCCGAGGACCTGGCGGCGGTCAGCCGTCACTTCGGCCTCGACCGCGCGCTCGTGGTCGGTCATTCGATGGGCGGCTTCGTGGCGCTGGCTGCCGCCCACCTGTACCCGGAACTCTTCACCGGTCCCCTGCTCGTCGACGGCGGCATCCCGCTGGCCATCCCCGACGGCGTCACGCTCGACGACCTGATGACGTCGACGCTCGGCCCCGCGCTGGCACGCCTGTCGATGACCTTCCCCGACCGCGCGGCGTACCTCGAGTTCTGGGGCCGGCATCCGGCGTTCGCCGCGAACTGGACGCAGGATGTGGTCGACTACGCCAACTACGACCTCGAGGGCACCGAACCGAACCTGCGGCCGTCGACCTCCTACGACGCGGTCGCCGCCGATTCGGGAGACCAGTTCGGTGGAGGCGTCGTGGCCGACTCGCTCGCCGCTCTCGCGCATCCAGTGCGCCTGCTGGTGGCACCGCGCGGCTTCCTCGACGAACCGCCCGGGTTGTACGACCAGTCGGCACGTGAGCGGGCGCGCAGCGCGTATCCCTACCTGCAGATCTCCGAGGTCGCAGACGTGAACCACTACACGATCGTGCTGAGCCCGCAGGGCGCCGACGCCGTCATCGACGCGGTGCGCTCCGAGCTGGCCGCAGCCGCAGACAGGTCGCTTCGCAAGTAG
- a CDS encoding DUF2520 domain-containing protein, whose product MIERRAGRLGIGIIGAGRVGPVLGAALAGAGHAIVGISAVSERSRERADAILPGAPVLDIPTIVERSELVILAVPDAELPSLVAGLAATGNWQPGQIVLHTAPGFGVEVLAPAAAAGAIPLAVHPALAFTGTSLDIARLQETYFAVTAPAAVLPIGQALVVEMGGEPVVVAEGDRAAYAEAIATASTFSRAIVEQATGILSGIGFEHPGSFLSSLVRSTVDNALTRASAPSIDPAALLDGRDEPLDPLG is encoded by the coding sequence ATGATCGAACGCCGTGCAGGACGTCTCGGAATCGGCATCATCGGCGCGGGCCGGGTCGGTCCCGTGCTGGGGGCTGCGCTCGCCGGTGCCGGGCATGCCATCGTCGGGATCTCTGCGGTGTCGGAGCGGAGCCGGGAACGGGCGGACGCGATTCTTCCCGGCGCCCCGGTGCTCGACATCCCGACGATCGTGGAGCGCAGCGAACTCGTCATCCTGGCGGTTCCCGACGCGGAGCTTCCGTCACTCGTCGCGGGCCTCGCGGCGACCGGGAACTGGCAGCCCGGCCAGATCGTGCTCCACACGGCGCCGGGGTTCGGGGTGGAGGTGCTGGCCCCTGCCGCCGCAGCCGGCGCGATCCCACTGGCTGTGCATCCGGCGCTCGCCTTCACCGGCACGAGCCTCGACATCGCGCGACTCCAGGAGACCTACTTCGCTGTTACAGCGCCGGCGGCCGTGCTGCCCATCGGGCAGGCTCTCGTCGTCGAGATGGGTGGCGAGCCTGTCGTCGTCGCGGAGGGCGACCGTGCGGCGTATGCCGAAGCGATCGCGACCGCCAGCACGTTCTCCCGGGCGATCGTGGAACAGGCCACGGGCATCCTCAGCGGCATCGGGTTCGAGCATCCCGGTTCGTTCCTGAGCTCTCTAGTGCGGTCGACCGTGGACAATGCGCTCACGCGCGCGTCGGCCCCGTCCATCGATCCGGCTGCGTTGCTCGACGGCCGGGATGAGCCGCTGGACCCGCTCGGCTGA